The genome window CAAAGCTCTAGCTGGTTGATAATGGCTTCTTAGAACTCTGGGTTAGGAAGGCTTCTGAGGCCAAATTTAAGCTCAATTGGAATGAAAGATATAATGACTACTGATGGTTAGAAGTAGGGTGAATGTGTGAATGGAACACATTTGCTATCCCCATAAGTACCTTTTGTCATGATCATCATTACCTAGGATGGTATTTGGCACATGACAGAGCTTGGACACAAAAGCTAGTCTGTCTGGGTTTaatactggctctgccactgtgttagtctgtttgggctgctataacaaaatttcacagactgggtggcttataagcaactgaaatttatttctcatagtctgGAATCTAGGAATTCAAGATGAAGGTACAAGCATGGTCATATTCTAGTCAGAACCCTCATCCTGGTTCATAGCCTGTGCCTCCTCCCAGTGTTTTTACATAGTGGAAGAGGCTAGGAATCTCTCTGGGATCTCTTTTATATGACCCTGTTTCCATTCATAAGGTCCGCCCTTATAACCTaagcacctcccaaaggccccacctcctgatACTATCAGCTGTGGGAGCTGGGGTTTTGACATTTGAATTTGAGggtacacaaacattcagactatAGTAGCCATTTACTAGCTTTATAACCTTaggtaaattatttaacctcCCAGTGTTTCACTTAATCTGTGAAATTGGGGTAATATTAGTATCACTGTATAAAATTGTAGAGAATAATGATTTTTATGGAAAGTGCTTAAAATTGTCCCTAGTTTATTATAAGCattagttattattataattaatattagtATAATTATTATAGATGCTAAATAAATATCTGTGGAATGATTATTTAGCTGTTTTATTATACTGTTTCTTTCGTGCATAGGAAATTATGCTAGTGTCTGTGACTGTTAATAATGCTTTCCAGACAGCTTAATTATACTCAATAAAAGAATCATATCCAAGGTGCAACTATGTTCTACTTAGCATCTAcctattaaaattacaaaaaaagtaaatagtaCTTAGCTATTAGCCTTGCCAATCCAGATCTATAATAGAGAATCTATTTCCTTACCAAACTCAGGAAAGGTTAGTGGGAGTATGAATGGAGGTGTTATGAGTCCTTTGGAAGAAAGTAGTTATTAAATATAGGGCCCTAATGTCATTAGTGGCAAACTAGAATACTCTGACCTTTGACATTTATCTCCACAGTTGAATCCATATCAGGCTAATAAATTTCAGAGAGAATTAGTTTAAATAATAACAAACCTTAAGTATGTCATATTTCAATAAACTTTGCACAGCAGATGCTATACATGAGCAAGTAGACTTTAGTCTTATTCTTAGGAAGAGGTTTTTGAAAGTAAGGAAAACATAGCTCTTCCCGCCATCTTTCCATGCCACTATAATGCCATGAATGTCTTGACTGATGCTCTCAAGAATATCAACAATGccagaaagagaagcaaatgCCAGGTTCTTATTAGGCCATGCTCTGAAGTCATCATCTGGTTTCTATCTGCGATGATGAAGCATGGTTACATGAGCAAATTTGTAATTATTGATGAACAAAGAGCTGGGAAAATTGTTGTGAACCTCACAGGCAGGCTAAGTAAATGTGGAGTAATCAGCCCTAGATTTGATCATCAGTTTGGTTTCATTATACTAAGAATCTTAGCAGGCATCATGGGCCAAGAAGAAGCAAGATGAAAACATACAGGAGGGAAAATCCTGGGATTCTTTTTCTAGGGATGTAATacatatatgcaaataaaatgcctcaatggaaaaagaaaagaaaaaagaaaaataaaggagagcaTATTTTGATTTATGTATATTTACTGCAAAGAAAAGCCAAGCAGTCATCAATAGTGCAGCTGGGGAAAGGTATTGGATTTAAGCTTTGCTTTAAATGAATCTGTTTGTGTTCTGTTTTGGATCACTTCCTGAAGTCAATACTCATTGACCTTAAACGACCTCTTTGAGCTCTACAAAGATGTCTATCCATGGAGATAATATCTAGGGAGATTAtgattgtgttttaaaatttatgtctAAAAATCAACATCTCTTTAAACATGATCATTCTTATCTTTCAGGAAACAAATCACATAAAATTATGTAACTGTGTTTATATTTCTTGTTGAAATTTAAAGACTATTATTAAGCAGTCCAGCAGCATAACCTTCACCTACCTAGGAGACTGTTAGAAATACAGACGCTCAGCTCCAACCCAGACCTCCTGAGTCAGATTCTGCATTTACCTGGATGCCCAGGTGATTTGTAAATGCATTCAGGTTTGAGAACTACCATGCTGTGTGGTTGGACAATTGAATGAACTGGGACTTTTGCTAATCATCTAGTTGGTAGCTCATGACACAATTTAGACTggtactcatttagataaataCAAGTTGAATAAGGTGGAAAAAAATGTTGCTCAAATAGCATGTTGCTTTTTATGAAAAGGTCACCCAAGGGTACTAAAATGAAGAAAGGCAGTCTAATCATTGTGTATCATGGTTCTTCCTGTCCTTTCACTTACATAATTAGAAACCTTTTACATTTGTTGTTGCTTTTATAGCTAGCACCACATTGAACAGCCCATCACATATGTTTAATGATTCAGGAGATGGATTTTCATGGGAGAGTTATCTAATTTTGGTGTCACTAACGTCATGCTAATTtcacaacatttatttttcacccTCTATGGAGAGTGAGATTAGGAAACATCCAGAAATGGCAAGTCAGGTTTGCTGTAGGAAGTTTGCAATTATTggctaatttaaaatgaaatgaccATCCAGTGCAACCCACATACAATTATCCTGTTGCCTTCTGCAGATTCTTTCTGTTAGAATTGATACACAAGGACATTTATCCTCTCCCCACTGGATTCAGAGCACGAGTGATGTAAAGCTCTCCTTCACAGGGTTTGTCACGCAGTGACGGTAACTGATAGATGATCTCCCTCCTCCTGGAGACAGAGTGAGCTAAAGAGATTTGATGACTGCCTCAGGTTAAAGAAGCAGGGCTGATGAATGCACTAGTGACTCTGTTGACCCCAGTAAAAGGATTTTTATTGACAGCCTGTTGACATAACAAACTAAGGGTTTGTGATTTAAGTTGTTTTTAAGCCTTTATATAAATAAGGTATTTTCTAATATGACTTATTTACAATTTTTCTTGATTAAACACACCTACCACTTTCCTGGAAGCTCTCTCAtagtttttttagttatttttaaaatgaacctTTGTCTaaagatcatatatatatgatctgTATATATCATATACAGGCAGTTCGTGGGTtatgaacgagataggttctgtaggtttaaaaatgtttaagtatttatatgcacaaaaaggtaaaaataaattgcatttaataggtaaaatgTGCCTGTTCTaacacatacaaattcaactcaaGAACGAACCTATAGGACTTATCTCATTTATAACCTGAAGACTGCctgtataaataatatatttgcgtgtgtgtgtgtgtgtgtgttgtgtgtttacTACTCCCTTCCACCCTCAGCAAACCCCAGCAACATGTAAATGTGGATGCTGTAATTGATTTTCAATTTCAGTGTTGTTGGGAGATGGAAGTAAAAGGGTTACATCAGAATCCATCTGGAAATGTTCTGCTCTAAATCAAACCACGCTGGTGAGTAATAGTTGTTGCCTTGGTGAGCTTTATTGCCATTTGCTGATGCAGCTTGCTCTAGCCAACTTACCACAAGGGACATATAATGGGAGCCCCATCTTCAACCCCCTCTTGGAAGAAATCCATAAAAGAGCAGAGAtgtgaacccagaaataaattctagAGGCATTTGTGCTAGAGCCGTAAAATGATAGCAATAACTCCTTAGCAACACATTAAAGGGACAGTAAAGGGGTTTCaccaggtttttttttccccatgtatCAGGGCCATTTTCAATCAAAAATTTGTGAAGACACAACAAAGCAAGTGCCAGCAGCTGTTTACCTTATTGCTTTCTGTTTACTTCAGATTTTATCTTGAGCTCCACTTTTATTGTCCCATTTATAGGTCCTTATTTAAAACACTCTTGAAGATCAGGCTCCTAAGCAGGTTCGTCAGTCTGTAACAAGCTCTATACAGTTCTCACCCTTACAGAGTTGATCTCATCTTGTCTTTCCTTGATCTCATCTTGTCTTCCTCAGTAAGTCAGCTAAGTTAATCAACTAGTTCTATAGGTTGAACTGCTCACCTACTACATATCCAGCACTCCGTGAGTGTCATAAAGACTATGAGGAAGGAGAATCACTGCTTCTATTCTCAAGGAGCTCAGAGCACATTTAGAAATGCCCAGAATAAAACAAGGGACTAGGTAGGAAATAATGCAAGGTAGAGTTTAATGCTAACTAGTATAAGGAAGGGAGAACTCAGGGTGGCTGGGGTAGAGGGTTTCTCGGAAGGAAAGAACCTAAGCTGGGCTCTGAACAGGGGGCAGAAAATAAGGGCACGAGGGGGATGTCATAGGTCGTAATGATGTCCAGGCAGACCAGGCTGTCTGAAGCGGCAGCCTTATGTTGGAGACTGGTGGGGAAACTTGGATGGATTAGTGGTTGGGTACAGGGTGAAGAAGAGGGTTTAGGAGGACCTTACTTAGAGAAGACCAAACTGGAGTCAGAGAGGCAAAATTTTCTGAAGCCTCAAATGTGTGAGAGGATAAGGGGACAGGCAGCAGGGATGGAGGAAGGAGAACTGAGGAGACGGTGAAAGGTTTGGGACACCTTcccccattttataattttctctagTTAGTTCTTGTCCTAGTCAGTGTTTCTCAGCATGTACTCTGTGAACCACCTACCTTGGACTTGTTAAAAAGGTAAATCGCTAGGTTCTTCCCAGCATCATTAGCAATAATAGATCTGTAGTAAGTCTTCCTGTATTTTACATATGATGAAACTGAAGTGCAAGAGGGCTAAATAAATGATTTGTTCAGTTACAACAAAATTCATCATGTGTTGGAGCTGGGGTTTGTACTCAGGCTCAGAAGTCCATTACGTTTCCACCCATCAGTTGCCCATCTTTTTATGAGAGGCTAGGCTGGCATTGTTTGGGTTGTTGTGGCTttgatgttttttatcttttaaaaaatcttctctctttgtttttcttgttagaCAAGCATTCTAAtagtaaagacaataaaaaaatcatcTGCAATATTTTGTCTCATTAAGTCAACTATATTCACTTGTAATGTTCCTATAACTAGCTTGTTGATCTTCCCTTTCAGCATTTTCCTAATTTTGTAAAGAGAGATAAAACAAATATGTTAAACTGTCCACAATTAAGAAATCTAGGTGAAAGATTCTTGGCTCTCTTCCTTaaaaattttctatctttttatgtaggtttgaaaattttcaaaatgaatagttGCTGGGAGAGAAGAAACTGCTTGTCTTCCTCTTCACACCTTCCCACAGCCTGGGAAGTGGCAATCAATCAGTGACAGCCTTGTATTTAGAGATAAAAGCCACGTGTTAAGGAAATAAGATTCTTCCCTGCAGACCTGGATTATGTACCTCTGAGCTGTAATGCACAATACAGAAATAAACATCTAtcttatttaaacaaacaaaacaaaacccccagtTGCCTGGGTCCAATTCCAGCTCCATTGCTTGCCAATTAAGCGAGTTATTTAAAGCTATATGTCagttcatatatttaaaatgggGTGTTGTGAACGTTGAATGATCACATGTGAAGTGTTTgaaatagtgcctggcatatagtaagcactcaacaaatgtaattataattatatgtatttaatacATCATCCCTAGTATTTTAATATAGTTATTAAATACCAAAAGAAGTTCAGTAATGATTAACCCAGACCTGGCTCTGAGGGACACTAGGCAAGCTTGTGTGGTAGAGaggtaaaaggaaaaaagtgagTTTCATATTGGCTTGGGATTTGAGATAGCTCTACAATAAAAGAATGTTAGTGCCAAACTAGGTTATGAACCTGTATTTCATGTAATAAACAGCCTATAAAAATGGCATTGGAAAAGAAAGTCTATTCATTTACTTTCAGAGGTTTTGTGCTAGCAGAAGCCAGGAAGAACCTCTGGGACTATTAGTCTGTGAGTACCTCGGCTCTATTGCTGTCACACTGGGGTCAGTGACAATCACTTGAGAGGGTTCTAGTCTGGCAGGTGGGGACCGAGGCTACTGGCTGTGTGATGTCTCTGGTTTGAACTTCTCTATTTGCAGGAGAGGATTTGATTTTAAGGGTCTGTTTGAACTCTAGAATTTTCAAGAAAGCATTTCATTGaggagttttatttttagtttaactgGAAACCATTTATGACTACTTAAGCTTTTATTCTAATACAGCAGGTAGGTTTGTATTGATATGCCAGCCCTCTGATGCCTCTTGACTCAGCCTTTGTCCTCACCTTCAGAGTCTGATGCACCTGGATCTCTCTGGGTGAAGACATCTGCTTTTCTGTGTGGATACTGCTGCATTCAATCATTCATGCAGTAATCCATTCAAAACATATTGATGTGCTAAGGTTCGGTACTAGGCAGAGGGTGTACAGTGATGAACAGAACAGCATTAGTCTCTGTCTCCTAGCACTTCAGGTCTCATGGGTAAGAGAGACAGccaacaaacaaggaaacaaaagacTATGTAATTATGTCACGCACTATGAAGGAAGCCAACGAACTTTACTTGATAGTCTAGCCAGGAGATTTCTGAGTTGCTGCATTTAGGTATTTATGTAAAGGTGAGAAAGAAACAGCCATTTGAAGAGTTGATGGAGCTGAGAAAATGACCCAAGTGGAGGAACTAGCCCGTACTACAATTACCAAGAGGTCTTGTTAGTTTTAGGACAGAGAAGAGAGTTAAAGCTCCATGTTCTGTCATTAATATTGcaacttaaactttttttctagtatctttttgaaaaacaaaacaaaaaaatgaaaagaaaattaaatattgtaGAAATAAAGACGTTCATAATAaaagatttggaaacaaagaacagaaaaagaactctTATTACATCCAAATATAATCACTTTGGTACTATTAGACCTTGTATTCTGCATTTATCTCTGCATCTATGTCTTTATTGCTCTCTATGTAagtctgtatctatatctatttccATAGCTACAACTATCTCCAAAGAAATATATAGCTTATATTGTTTTacaacttgcttttttatttgtaaagcaAATCTCAGGTCTCATATCATTTTATCGGTAAATATTTCAGAATACACACATTTTAAAGGTGTTTATACTACACTGAGGTAGTGAAGAAAGTGACAATAATGTTGGTATCAGTCATTGCATTTGGGCCACCAACAATAATTGGGCAAGAAGTTCTTATTCTAATAGCAACAACAATCACTAACATTTATATAATAGTTATAACTTTTTGCTCCCACTTTCTCATTTCATTCTGTTAGgaagcatttctttttgttttctttttatagatgaggaatgcAGGCTCAAAGAAATGACACAGACTTCCTCAAGTTGACATAACATGCTGTCAGTGTAGATCTGAATTCTGGGCTCTGTCAGCACATCATGATGCCTTCTGACCATCAGGATACCCCAGTGCTCTCAACTTTCAGTTAACAAGATGCTTTGGGATTTTAATTGGATATTAATTAATAATTTGGATCGGAACTGTTCTCTCAAGACAAAGCAGATGAGACCCAagtaaatatttgataatatattTAGTAAGATTCCACTTTTAAGAACTGATAGCCACatacacaatataaaataattgttcCCCTCCCAAAATGTCAATATGCTCTTAAATTCTAGAAAAGATTGTATGTCAACTGAGCTGTGTGTTTTTGGAGCTCTTTGTAATGTAACTAATATGGTCTTCCCTGGCATGTAAATTTGAACACAAATTTTAAGCCTCAAGCTATATTGTTAAGTAAGAACAAAGAACTAGATATGTGATATATGGAAAGGCAGACAACAATGGATGTGCCTCCTCTCCAGCAAGAGAGATCAAACCCTTCTTGTTATTCCCATCTATCAGAGCAAACTGGTGATTTAGATGCATTTTGAATAGCTCATCTAAAATGGCTTGAGGCAAATAGACACTTGAGATTTTATAATCAACCTTCAGCCTTCCATAGATCATTTTTATGCATAGAAGGCACCTTTGAGAAGCTGACAATCAGGCATGGGGTTTGCTGGGGATTAGATAGGTCATTTTTATATGACATTAGAAGGTTTTCTTTCTGAGTTGCCAGATTTtcagatagaaaaacaaataactttTTGACTTAAAAAATGTCATGATACTACTAGTATTAATAGGTAATATTTCTATAGTACTATGGAGTTTATCAAGAGCTTTTAACTATCTTATTAACAATTCATTGAATTTGGCATTATTTTcactctcacttaaaattttatttttttcagtgtttttaacagacatttttatttttattttttgcattttcacTCTTTATTTCACTTCTAACTAATCCAACATTACTTTTTTGTACAATACAGTAATAAAATTTAGCAGAAGTAGCTATCTACTCATTTTAAGtcctaataaaatatttgtttgattatttaaCCCTCTTTTAATCACATATTCAattcaaataatgataattattatttctttatttttaattttaatttactgtgttgacatggtttcaagtgttccactcaatataacgcCCTCTGCCCACCATGCTGTGCCCGCTCATGCCCCATGCACAGCTTTTACCAcccatttcaccccctttgcacccacccacctccatcctccctttccctctgggaattgaAAATAGCACTGAATGCCAAATTTCCACCTTTAcattaaacaaatacagtaatggtaactcattttattttatttttaaatttatttatttatttttaatttattgggataacacaGTTTGCCAGACTAGATAGGCATCCAGTGTACAACTCACTATACCACCATCTACACACCGCATCATGCACCCTCTgctccaagcaaagtctctttctgtccccacatctctcccttttgctctcttccctttacctccacctgccctttctctctggctattgccaccctgttgtctgtatctatgttatGTAcgtatgttttttggctaatctcttcaccttctttcatccagtctccTCACCCCCTGTCCCTCTGATAGCTTtccatctgttccatgtgtccatgcctctgtttccattttgttcaacaatttcttgtgttcattagatcccacatgtaagtgagatcatatggtatttgtatttctctggcttatttcacttagataataatctccaggtccatccatattgttgcaaaaggtaagatatccttcatttttttatgctgtgtaatattccattgtgtaaatgtaccacaactttttcaAGAAAAGATACAGAGGTAAATTTACCCAACttgcttcccacccctccctgccccatttGTCCATTTAATTGATGGTTTGTATGGCTATGGAATTCCAAGGCACTGCATTAGTTAGAATAGGCTAACTGTTGTACTAAACAATCCTCAAATCTCAGTGTAGTTTAACACAAAAAATGTTTTGCACAATTCATACTTAACTGCAATTATTTGGTGAAAATTTTTCTACATGATTAGGGACCTAGGTTTCTTCCATCTGGAGACTCCACAAGGATCTTGGAGTCCTTCTTTAGGCCTTCAGCATCACGccaagtcagtggtccccaaccttttttgggcgacagaccagtttaatgtcaggaaatatttcatggaccagcctttagggtgggacggataaatgtatcacgtgactgagacaagcatcaagagtgagtcttagacggatgtaacagagggaatctggtcatttttaaaaaataaaacatcgttcagacttaaatataaataaaacagaaataatgtaagttatttattctttctctgtggatcagtaccaaatggcccatggaccagtactagtctgtggcccgggggttggggaccactgcttcaaGTGACAAGGAAAGAGAACATGGAGGATCTTGTGAAAAGATTAGAGGTCAAAAAATAGCTTTCACTTTTATCCACATTCTATTGGTCAGAACTCAGTCACATGGACCACCTAAGTGACAGgtggctgggaa of Saccopteryx bilineata isolate mSacBil1 chromosome 1, mSacBil1_pri_phased_curated, whole genome shotgun sequence contains these proteins:
- the LOC136320380 gene encoding small ribosomal subunit protein uS8-like — protein: MNVLTDALKNINNARKRSKCQVLIRPCSEVIIWFLSAMMKHGYMSKFVIIDEQRAGKIVVNLTGRLSKCGVISPRFDHQFGFIILRILAGIMGQEEAR